The following coding sequences are from one Methanohalophilus halophilus window:
- a CDS encoding amino acid-binding protein, translated as MWKMLLEKFEKHPAQQKVLKILFERGFQVSEDGKVTSGKIDIAHTQLAKEAGVDRRVVDATTDTILEDETLRNIFQNVRSIPFLRDVAPALGLGVIIITPEDAATVGILSEVSGVIAANGISIRQAVSDDPYFTDQAKMTIITDSKVSGDTVNEILNIKSVKGVSIY; from the coding sequence ATGTGGAAAATGTTACTTGAAAAGTTTGAAAAACATCCTGCCCAACAAAAGGTACTGAAAATTTTATTCGAAAGAGGTTTTCAGGTAAGTGAGGATGGGAAAGTGACCTCCGGTAAGATAGATATTGCACATACCCAACTCGCGAAAGAGGCAGGTGTGGACCGTCGGGTCGTAGATGCAACTACAGACACAATACTTGAAGATGAAACCCTTAGAAACATATTCCAGAATGTACGTTCAATTCCCTTCTTAAGGGATGTGGCTCCTGCATTGGGACTTGGAGTAATAATTATTACACCTGAAGATGCGGCAACAGTAGGCATTCTTTCAGAAGTATCAGGCGTAATCGCCGCTAATGGTATCAGTATAAGACAGGCAGTTTCAGATGATCCGTATTTTACCGATCAGGCTAAAATGACAATCATCACTGATTCAAAGGTCTCAGGGGACACTGTAAATGAAATCCTTAACATAAAAAGTGTAAAAGGGGTCAGTATATACTGA